Below is a genomic region from Pseudomonadota bacterium.
TGTCCCTTCCGTACGGTTTAATCCCGACAGCGGAGGGACAATTGCCTCCTGAATTTTAGGAAACAGTTTTAAAAGTGATATCGTGCGATGCAAAGTCAATACAGTCCTTGCATAGAGCGGTTTCCCTTCTGAAACTTTCCGATGAGATGCAGGTCAAGCATTTTCACCATACACCACACACGTATAGGGGGAGAAACCGGTGAGTGCTTTCACCCGCAAGGCCGGAGCCCGGCAATGCATTTATACCAGTTCGCCTTCATTCATATAACTTCGTTATTTCGTCGTCGCGCTCCTCGACGTACTACATGTACGTCTGCGTCGGTTCCTCCTTGATGCCTCGTTCTATCTTTGAATCCGAATTGGTATTACATCGAGTTTGGTCATATGGAAGTAGGCATCCAGAGCACAGAAATAATAACCTCCATGGATACCCATTGTCCTTGCCACTAATGCAAAGTGCGTCAAAGCTGATTCCGCATATCGCATATATTCATCTCTTCCAAGCATTAATGAGAGTTTTATAAGGCAAATGATACCAGTGGAGTTTGCTGAAGGATGAGGGGTGTCTTCAACGCCCTTTAACCGCATGCCGATAACTTCGCCTTCTGTGTCGAAAAATCCGCCATCCCTTTTATCCCAAAATTTCCCGACACATTGCCCCATATACAGATCGGCCTGATCCAGATAGTTCTTGTCCCCGCTTACCTCATAGGCGCTGATCAGCGCATCGATAAAATTTACATAATCGTCAAGGAAGGCTTCCACCCCTTCTGAATGGAAGGGCTTTCCATCGAAAACATTTGTTTTTGAAATCCTGTTAAGGCTCATGATGGCAAATTCTTTGACGCTTTCGTCGCCAAGCGCCCTGTATGCCTTCAGGAATGCAGATATGAGCATTCCGTTCAGAGACGTATACATTGCTCTGTCTATAACGGGTTTCTGCCTTCCCCCCCTCTCTTTCAAAAGCCTTTGTTTTCCACTTAAGAGAATCCTTTTAACGTCTCTTTCCTCCATATCCAGTTTTTTTGCAAGTTCCCCTGTTCCCTCTGTGATATGGAGCACCATTTTTGAAGCATCGTGGCGCATTGCCCCCTTTTGATGGAGGAAATACAGAGAAAGGACTTTATACTCCTCAGCAGTCAGGAGGTTCTTAAAATCTTCATCCCGCCAGAGGAAATATCCCCCCTCATCGTCAGGGGTAACGTCGGCATCCTGACTTGCATAAAAACCGCCATCCGGATGCGAAAGCTCACGTCTCAAAAAGGTAATGATGCCTTCTGCCACCTCTTTAAAATAATTATCCCCGAAGATGCAATACGCATCGGTATAGTTCCTTAGAAGCCATGCATTATCATCGGCCATTTTTTCGAAATGCGGGATAGCCCACACCATATCCGTAGAATACCGGTGAAATCCACCGCCAAGTTGGTCATGAATACCGCCATCTGCCATTGAGGTAAGCGTTTTTTCAATAGCGCTCCCAAGGGCTTCGTCCTTGCGGAAAAAATACCTGTGAATGAGAAACTCCAGCGCACCGGACATGGCGAACTTGGGGGCGCTCCCAAACCCCCCATGGAGGCGGTCCATACCTGAGAGCATCTTCTCCTCCGCCTCGTCAAGCATGGACTTGTCAAAGCCTTCGCCGGATACTGTGACCTGATTTTTAAGAAATTCGATATATTTTTCACCATACCCGATTGCTTCGTCTTTCTTTTCCCTGTATAACCGGCTTATTGCCAGCAGTATGGCTTTAAACCCGGGTCTTCCGAAGCCTTCATCGGGCGGAAAGTAAGTGCCGCCATAAAAGGGTTTTTTGTCGTGGGTGAGAAACATGCTGAGCGGCCAGCCTCCATTTACGCCCATGGCAGCAAGGGCCTGCTGGTATCTCCTGTCTATGTCGGGCCTTTGGTCCCGATCAAGCTTTACGGGAATAAAATATTCGTTGAGCAGTCTTGCCACCTCTTCATCTTCAAAGCATTCCTTTGCCATAACATGGCACCAGTGGCACCATATTGCCCCGGAGCTTAAAAAAACCGGTTTATTTTCCCTTTCCGCCCTCTCGAATGCCTCTTCGGACCAGGGATACCAGTCTATCTTCTGGTGGGATGCATGCTGAAGATATGCAGATTTTTCATTTGCTAATCGATTCATATTCCACCTCAATTACTGGTCTTCACGCGCCGCTGTATGTGCAGAACGGTTCAGCTTCCATCATATCCCCACAGGATTCATAGGCCCTTGCCCGGCAACCGCTACAGATTTTAAGGTATCTGCATGTGCCGCATTTGCCTTTATACTGTGACAGGTCTCTCAACTGGTTAAAGACCGGAGAATTCATCCAGACATCTTTGACTCCATTCTGCTGCACATCGCCTGAGGGGACCTCCAGGTAACCGCATGGCTGAGCAATACCCCTGTGGGAGATGAACATAAAACTTTTCCCGGCCAGGCAGCCCGCACTCTTCGGCGAATCGCCCTTTTCTTTCACAATCCTGTAATAGTGTGGCGCACAGGTTACTTTTATCTCAATTTCGTTTTTCTTTTCGATCCCATAGAGCCATTCCAGTATGTTTTCGTACATCTCCGCATCGAGCTCTTTGCCCTTCAATCCTTCCCCCCTTCCCACCGGTACAAGGAGAAATATGTGCCAGGCACAGGCGCCACTAGATTTTACAACATTATATATATGTTCAAGGTCGTCAACATTGAGGCGTGTAACAGTGGTATTAATTTGAAAAGGGAGTCCCTCGTTCGCGAGTATCCCTGACGCTTCCATCACAGCGTTGAATGAGCCGTCAACGCCTCTGAATGAGTCATGGCTCATCCTGTCTTTTCCGTCAAGACTCATGCTCACCCTCTTTATCCCTTTTGCCTTCAACTTTTTGCCTTTCGCCTTATCAAGCAGTGTTCCGTTGATTGCTATAACAAGCCGTAAGCCCTTCTCACTCCCATACTCTATAATGTCGAATATATCGTCCCTCATGAGGGGTTCCCCGCCTGTAAGGATAATGGTAGGCGAAGCGAAACTACTTATGTCGTCGAGGATGTTTTTGCATTGGCCGGTGCTCAGTTCACCTGTATGTGGCCCAAGGGTTGCGGCAGCCCTGCAGTGGATGCAATTGAGATTGCAGTTCCTCGTAAGCTCCCACGCAACCATTCTCAGAGGGTATTCTCTTTGAGCCATCCCGCTATATCCTTTGCAAAATAGGTGATGATGATGTCTGCGCCGGCACGCCTTATGCCGGTCATGAATTCGAGAACTGTCCTTTTATAATCAAAATAGTTTTTTGAGGCCGCGAGCTTGATCATTGAATACTCGCCGCTTACCGAATAGGCTGCCAGTGGTATGTTGAATGTCTGTTTTGCCATTGACAATACATCGAGGTAGAAAAGGGCAGGTTTTACCATAATAATATCTGCACCCTCTTCAATGTCCAGTTGTATCTCTCTTAATGCCTCCCTCTGGTTGGGGGGGTCCATCTGATAGGCCCTTCTGTCACCAAACTGGGGTGGAGATTCGGCGGCATCACGAAATGGACCATAGAGGCACGAAGCGTATTTGGCCGCATAGCTCATGATGGGAATAGTGTTATAATCATTACTGTCCAGCAACTCCCGTATTGCCTTTACCCTCCCGTCCATCATATCCGATGGGGCGACCATATCAGCGCCTGCCTCAACATGCGAAAGGGCGCTCTTCGCAAGGAGTTTAAGGGTTTCGTCGTTGTCAACGTAACCGTTTTTTATTATGCCACAGTGGCCATGGCTTGTATATTCACACATGCACACATCGGTTACGACAAGGATGTCATCACCGAAAAGCTTTTTTATTTTTCTTGTTGCCTTCTGAACAATACCGTTCTCATCATAAGCGCCGCTTCCTGTTTCATCCTTGTTTTCCGGGATACCGAAGAGGAGGATTGCCGGCAGAGCATGACTTATAACATCCTCGACCTCTTTCAGTAACCCCTCCACGGAAAACTGGTACACGTCCGGCATGGAAGGGATGGGCACCTTCGCCTGGGTCATTTCTTTGACAAACAAGGGGTAGACCAGATGTTTTGTCGAGAGGTCTGTTTCCTGGATCAACCCTCTTAATTTCTCATTCTTTCTCAATCTTCTCGGTCTGTATTCAGGAAATTTCATGTTTACTCCTTTTTGGCTTTTCGGTTTTGTTAAAACCTTTATCTTGCCGCCCGCTTCGCTCGACAAATGCGGACAAGAGCAGACAAATAGTTATTTTGCCAACCGGCGACATTGCCGCCTGTCAAATATTCGGCCCTAACGGGCGAATATATCTACATTGCCCGAAGGGCATGGAGTATATCGGGTGCCGGGTCGGCAGCCGATATAAAATACCGTCCGGCTTTTGTCTGCGTCCGTCTGCGGCAAATAAAAAAAGGTTCTTCATGTGTTATATTGGTCATTAGCTGTTAGCTAACCGCTTATTTCTTCTTCCGTCAGATAGCACTGGGGATCTTCTGCCCACACATCCCCTGTTGCCGCCTCTGCCCTTACCCTGAAATTACCGCCGCAGATATTGAGCCATCTGCACCGTGTGCACCTCCCCTTAACATGCTTTTTCTTTTCCTTGAGCCTTGCCATCAACTCATTATTCGTGTCCATCCAGATTTCGCTGAAGGGTTTTTCGCGCACGTTCCCAAAGTTGTAATGTCTCCAGAACTGGTCTGCGTGGACATTTCCTTCCTCATCCACGCATGCAATCCCCACACCCGATGCATTCCCCTCGTTCATCATGAGCAATTCATAGACCTCTGCAGCCCTTTTCTTATCTTCTTCCAGTAGTCTCAGATATACATAGGGCCCATCCGCATGATTATCAACGGTAAGGACTTCAAGAGGCTTTCCCCTGTCGAAAAATACCTTTGTCCTGTCCATGATGTAGTCTACAATTTTTCGTGATTCTTCGTGCGATATATCCTCATTGATAAGTTTTGACCCTCTTCCTGCATAGACAAGATGATAGAAGCAGACCCGCGGAATCTCTTCCGCTTCGATAATGTCAAAAATCTTAGGAATTTCATCATAGTTTCTTTTATTTATGGTAAAGCGCAACCCCACTTTTATGCCGGCCTTTTTCGCATTTCTCACCCCTGCGATTGCACGGTCAAAGGCGCCTTTGGCGCCCCTGAAGGCGTCATTTATCTGACCTGTTCCATCCAGACTGATGCCTATGTATGATAGTGCATACCGTGCAAACTGTTTTGCCTTTTCTTCAGTAATGAGGGTGCCGTTTGTGGAAATGACAGCCCTTAATCCTTTTTTAACCGCATAACCGATCAATTCCGGTAAATCCTCCCTGAGAACAGGCTCTCCACCGGAAAAAAGGATGACCGGCACACCAAAATCAGCGAGGTCATCAATTAATCGTTTTCCTTCATCGGTTGATAATTCATTCCCTTTGTAGGTCTCGTTCTCGGCACGTGCATAACAGTGGACACACTTCAGATTACACCGTTTTGTCATGTTCCAGACCACAACGGGCTTCTTGTCTGCGGAAAATTGAAGGAGGTGGGACGGGAGTTTCCGGGAATCCCTTCCGTACCGCAACGGGTCAGATGCCTCAACGGCACCGCAATAAAGTTTTGAAATCCCGATCATAGGGTTATTTTGTGCACAAAACCAAAAAAAGTCAATCTTTGATATGTTATCTTTCTGCCAATTGTCCTGATTACCACCGGTTACATTTATTTATATTTTTGATTTAAGTCAAAGAATATTTCGTCTGCCGGGGTTATAGTATCTACAGAAAGGCATTCAATAAAAAAATGAGGAGGTAATTATGTTTTGTTATCAATGTGAACAGACGGCGAAAGGTGAAGGATGTACAAAGGTAGGGGTCTGCGGGAAACAGCCTGATGTTGCGGCACTCCAGGACCTCCTTGTATATACCCTGGCTGAACTTTCTTTTTACGCTGCAGAAGGAAGAAAGGTGGCGGTTGTTGATCGTGAAGCGGATGTTTTTACGATTGAAGCGCTCTTTGCTACACTTACAAATGTCGATTTTGACCCCGCACGTTTTGTAGCGCTTATTAACCGTGCGGTTGCTTTAAGGGATACGCTCAAAGAAACGGTAAAGGCGGCAGGCGGAAAGGCAGAATTACCGGCAGGTCAAAGCCGGTTCAAGCCTGAAGCTACTCTCGAAGGGCTGATCAGGCAGGGAGAAGGCGTGGCAATACAACCTGACAGCTCAAACCCGGATATTACATCGCTGAAACATACACTCCTGTTTGGTCTCAAGGGTGTCGCAGCCTATACATACCATGCGCAGATCCTCGGACAGGAAGACAATGCCGTCTATGCCTTTATCCACGAAGCGCTGGTTGCCATCTTTAAAAAGGCGCCTGACCTCAATGAGGCCCTTTCTCTTGTTCTAAAATGCGGTGAGATAAATCTGAGAGCTATGGAGCTTCTGGATGCAGCCAATACCGGTGCATACGGTCACCCCGTTCCCACTAAAGTTCCCCTTGGAGCAAAGAAGGGAAAGGCTGTTCTCGTTTCCGGCCATGATCTCAAGGATCTGGAAGAAATCCTCAAACAGACTGAAGGGAAGGGGATATACGTGTATACTCACGGTGAAATGTTGCCTGCCCACGGCTATCCGGGCCTCAAGAAATATTCCCACTTTTATGGACACTACGGTACTGCATGGCAGAACCAGCATAAAGAATTTGCCGGTTTTCCCGGTGCGATCCTTATGACCACGAACTGTATTCAGAAACCGAACGATTCGTATAAAGACAATATTTTTACGCTGGGAACCGTAGGGTGGCCCAATGTAACCCACATATCAAATCACAATTATACACCAGCCATTGAAAAGGCCCTTGCCATGCCAGGCTTCCTGGAGGATGTGAACGGTAAATCGGTCATGGTCGGGTTCGCAAGGAATACGGTAATGGGTGTAGCCGGTGCAGTAATAGAAGCGGTGAAAAACAAAGCCATACGTCATTTTTTCCTCGTAGCAGGCTGTGATGGCGCAAAACCGGGAAGAAATTATTACACCGAATTCGTTGAAAAGGTCCCGGAAGACTGTATCGTCCTTACCCTTGCATGTGGAAAATTCCGTTTCTTCGATAAAGACCTCGGTAACATCGGCGGCATCCCGAGGCTTCTCGACATCGGTCAGTGCAATGATGCCTATTCAGCGATACAGATTGCCGTTGCCCTCTCAAAGGCCTTTAATGTAAGCGTCAACGACCTTCCTCTCTCGCTTGTTCTCTCGTGGTATGAACAGAAGGCCGTGGCAATTTTACTGACCCTTCTGTACCTTGGTATTAAGAATATACGTCTTGGACCATCGTTACCGGCATTTGTAACATCGAATGTACTGGATGTGCTGGTGAAAAACTTCGGCATAAAACCGATTACCACCCCCGATGAAGACCTGAAGGCGATATTGGGATAATGCTAAAAAACATGAAAAATCTTTTTTATTTAGCCGCAGACGGACGCAGACAAAGGCTGGACAGCATTTTATATCGGCTGCCGACCCGGCACCCGATATACTCCATGCCCTTCGGGCAGAGTGAAAATTTAATATATTCGCCCGTTAGGGCTGAATATTTGATGGGCGGCAAAATAATTATAGAAGTTTTGATAAAACCCGCTAATGATGGAGAAAGGCAAAATGAAAACGAAAAGAAACATAATTGAGATTGACGAAGAGAAATGTAACGGTTGTGGCCAGTGTGTATCGGCCTGTGCCGAGGGGGCAATTCAACTGGTTAATGGCAAGGCAAAGCTTGTATCGGAAAATTACTGTGATGGACTTGCGGCCTGTTTAGGGGAGTGCCCCGAAGGCGCCCTTAAAATTGTAGAACGCGACGCTGATACCTTCGATCCCGAAGCGGTTGAACAATACCTGGAAAAACAGGGGTCAGGGGTCATACGGAAGAGGGGTTCAAGGGTTCAAGGGTTTAAGGGGAAGAGGCAAGGGAATTCCCCGACAGTTTTTAACTCAAAACTCAGAACTCAAAACTCAGAACTGAATTTACCATGCGGTTGTCCTTCTACCCACCTCCAGACGTTTGCCTCACCCTGCGAAGCGGCAAACCGGCCCGTTCAACATGCAGACGTGGACTCTGCCCTTACCCACTGGCCTGTTCAGATCAAGCTTGTACCACCCGCCGCACCGTTCCTCAAGGGGGCCGATCTTCTTATTGCCGCAGACTGTACTCCTGTAGCATATCCCAGCTTTCACAATGATTTCTTAAAAGGGAAAACCGTATTAATGGGATGCCCGAAGTTTGATGATACTGAGGAATATATCAATAAATTTGCAGAGATTTTCAGGATAGCCGATATAAAAAGCATCACTGCCTTGATTATGGAAGTGCCATGTTGTTCAAAGATGCCCTTCCTCATTCAACAGGGCATGGCGCTTGCCGGAAAAAAACATCCCATGGAAATTGTTGTTATAAGCGTACAGGGGAAGATTCTGAAAAAGGAAAAATTGTAACAAAAAACCCCGCCAACCATTGAAGGCTGGCGGGGTTCAAACCGGAACTACTTTAATACCTTTGATGCATCTTTAAATTCTTTTTCATCGAGGGCGCCGTCACCATTCTTGTCCATTGCTTTGAACATTTCCGGGGTGACATTGACAAAGACAATTGTTAATTCTTCAATAGTTATCTTCCCGTCCTTATTTGCATCAATGTCCTTGAATCCTTTTTTCTTTGCTGCAGGTTTTTCTTTCTTTTCCTTTGCCGGTTTTGCAGCAGCTATTTTCTTTACATTAATGCCATCTTTTGTGTACTTGGCAGCAACCTTGTCACCCACCTTAATTTCGTTAGCATCTTTGTAACCTTTAAATGTGGCTTTCGCTATGTCGAACGTGACAGCATCCTTCTTATCTTTCACTGTAAGGGTTTTTGCTGCAACATCAACATTTGTTACTTCACCATAATACCCTGCTGGTTTTGGTTTGGGTTTTGGTTTATCCGCCGGTTTGTCAGCTTTTGCCTCTGCCTTTTCAGGGGCAGGTGCTGCCTTCTCCGCTGCAGGCGCTGCTTTCTCCGGTGCCGGTTTTGCCTTCTCCGGTGCAGGAGCTGCTTTTTCGGGTGCCGCCGCTGGTTTTGCCTGTGCAAAAACTGTTGATACGAAAGCAATACTGATGAATAATACAAACACAACCATTAAGACTTTCTTCATACTTTTTCACCTCCCTTCTTTTTTATATCAATTTGTGACTATATTTTAATGTTCTAACATTTGTATACAGCATGTCAAGACCTTTTATGTATATGATAATTTTATTTCCAGTCCGGACGGACTAACCAGATTTAGCTTAATAGCAGCATACTCAGGGTATTGCAAATATATATGTTTTTTTTCATTAAACGCTTCAATTAATCGGTCATCGGTGGTCATAAAAAAATCTATCCCATGTCTGATACAATTAAGAATATGTTGGGTATCTCTGTCTGCCTGTTTGGACTGATATTTTTTTAAGACCGTGGCAAGGACGAAATCTATATGTGATTTCTCCAAAGGCAATTTCCCGGAACTTTTTTTACTTAATCCCACGATCCTGTTCCAGAGACCGAAAAGATTCCGGTTTCTCTCTCCTTCGTCACCTTCAAAGATAGATTTTCTGCCATACCGGCTTAATGCTGACAGGAATATTTCCCAATTTAGCTGGTAATCGGTACGTTTCAAGTCTTTCCAGGAAGCATCTGTATACCAGAGGTGAAGAGATTTTGAGCAGTCGTTGAGGATGTTGAAATCTTCTTCTGAAAGTAAAAATGCGGGTTCATATTTTCTGAAATCAAGGACCTCATCCCTGATGAGCGAGGCAAGTTTATTCTCTGTGTCATCTTTAAGCTTATCCGCTGTATTCGGAAGGAAATCGATCTGCTCGTAAAAAACGAAAATGCGTTTCCATTTCCTGATGTTATCTTTTTCAATCCTGTCCCATCTTTCAAATTCATCTATAGCCTCCATAGCCCTCATTGTATCTGTTATACAACAACCACGACTATTCAGCCAGAGTATGATATCCATCTCCAGATCCATGCCGGAAGTGACAAGCCTTATATCGTTATCTATAAATTTTCTCCAGATGGTACGCATGGATTGCCAATGAGGAAATTGTTTACTTTTTTCGGGGAGAGAAGATGCTAATGTGTCGAGTATGCTAAAATCTACATAGGCTGTCATGCTCATAAAGAATACCCGCAGATACCATGTTTATTTAGTTCCCAACAAATGCCCCAGGAGAAAGTTAATGATGGACAGCACAATGCTAAAAAGCATAGCAACCCAGAAACCTTTAACTTCAAATCCCTTTATTATTGATGAAGCAAGCAATATCAAAAGCGCATTTATCACAAAGGTAAATAACCCCAGCGTCAAAATGTTAATAGGCAGGGTAATCAGTATG
It encodes:
- a CDS encoding thioredoxin domain-containing protein, with translation MNRLANEKSAYLQHASHQKIDWYPWSEEAFERAERENKPVFLSSGAIWCHWCHVMAKECFEDEEVARLLNEYFIPVKLDRDQRPDIDRRYQQALAAMGVNGGWPLSMFLTHDKKPFYGGTYFPPDEGFGRPGFKAILLAISRLYREKKDEAIGYGEKYIEFLKNQVTVSGEGFDKSMLDEAEEKMLSGMDRLHGGFGSAPKFAMSGALEFLIHRYFFRKDEALGSAIEKTLTSMADGGIHDQLGGGFHRYSTDMVWAIPHFEKMADDNAWLLRNYTDAYCIFGDNYFKEVAEGIITFLRRELSHPDGGFYASQDADVTPDDEGGYFLWRDEDFKNLLTAEEYKVLSLYFLHQKGAMRHDASKMVLHITEGTGELAKKLDMEERDVKRILLSGKQRLLKERGGRQKPVIDRAMYTSLNGMLISAFLKAYRALGDESVKEFAIMSLNRISKTNVFDGKPFHSEGVEAFLDDYVNFIDALISAYEVSGDKNYLDQADLYMGQCVGKFWDKRDGGFFDTEGEVIGMRLKGVEDTPHPSANSTGIICLIKLSLMLGRDEYMRYAESALTHFALVARTMGIHGGYYFCALDAYFHMTKLDVIPIRIQR
- a CDS encoding radical SAM protein — translated: MAQREYPLRMVAWELTRNCNLNCIHCRAAATLGPHTGELSTGQCKNILDDISSFASPTIILTGGEPLMRDDIFDIIEYGSEKGLRLVIAINGTLLDKAKGKKLKAKGIKRVSMSLDGKDRMSHDSFRGVDGSFNAVMEASGILANEGLPFQINTTVTRLNVDDLEHIYNVVKSSGACAWHIFLLVPVGRGEGLKGKELDAEMYENILEWLYGIEKKNEIEIKVTCAPHYYRIVKEKGDSPKSAGCLAGKSFMFISHRGIAQPCGYLEVPSGDVQQNGVKDVWMNSPVFNQLRDLSQYKGKCGTCRYLKICSGCRARAYESCGDMMEAEPFCTYSGA
- the hemB gene encoding porphobilinogen synthase, which translates into the protein MKFPEYRPRRLRKNEKLRGLIQETDLSTKHLVYPLFVKEMTQAKVPIPSMPDVYQFSVEGLLKEVEDVISHALPAILLFGIPENKDETGSGAYDENGIVQKATRKIKKLFGDDILVVTDVCMCEYTSHGHCGIIKNGYVDNDETLKLLAKSALSHVEAGADMVAPSDMMDGRVKAIRELLDSNDYNTIPIMSYAAKYASCLYGPFRDAAESPPQFGDRRAYQMDPPNQREALREIQLDIEEGADIIMVKPALFYLDVLSMAKQTFNIPLAAYSVSGEYSMIKLAASKNYFDYKRTVLEFMTGIRRAGADIIITYFAKDIAGWLKENTL
- the ahbC gene encoding 12,18-didecarboxysiroheme deacetylase, with amino-acid sequence MIGISKLYCGAVEASDPLRYGRDSRKLPSHLLQFSADKKPVVVWNMTKRCNLKCVHCYARAENETYKGNELSTDEGKRLIDDLADFGVPVILFSGGEPVLREDLPELIGYAVKKGLRAVISTNGTLITEEKAKQFARYALSYIGISLDGTGQINDAFRGAKGAFDRAIAGVRNAKKAGIKVGLRFTINKRNYDEIPKIFDIIEAEEIPRVCFYHLVYAGRGSKLINEDISHEESRKIVDYIMDRTKVFFDRGKPLEVLTVDNHADGPYVYLRLLEEDKKRAAEVYELLMMNEGNASGVGIACVDEEGNVHADQFWRHYNFGNVREKPFSEIWMDTNNELMARLKEKKKHVKGRCTRCRWLNICGGNFRVRAEAATGDVWAEDPQCYLTEEEISG
- the hcp gene encoding hydroxylamine reductase; amino-acid sequence: MFCYQCEQTAKGEGCTKVGVCGKQPDVAALQDLLVYTLAELSFYAAEGRKVAVVDREADVFTIEALFATLTNVDFDPARFVALINRAVALRDTLKETVKAAGGKAELPAGQSRFKPEATLEGLIRQGEGVAIQPDSSNPDITSLKHTLLFGLKGVAAYTYHAQILGQEDNAVYAFIHEALVAIFKKAPDLNEALSLVLKCGEINLRAMELLDAANTGAYGHPVPTKVPLGAKKGKAVLVSGHDLKDLEEILKQTEGKGIYVYTHGEMLPAHGYPGLKKYSHFYGHYGTAWQNQHKEFAGFPGAILMTTNCIQKPNDSYKDNIFTLGTVGWPNVTHISNHNYTPAIEKALAMPGFLEDVNGKSVMVGFARNTVMGVAGAVIEAVKNKAIRHFFLVAGCDGAKPGRNYYTEFVEKVPEDCIVLTLACGKFRFFDKDLGNIGGIPRLLDIGQCNDAYSAIQIAVALSKAFNVSVNDLPLSLVLSWYEQKAVAILLTLLYLGIKNIRLGPSLPAFVTSNVLDVLVKNFGIKPITTPDEDLKAILG
- a CDS encoding 4Fe-4S binding protein, translated to MKTKRNIIEIDEEKCNGCGQCVSACAEGAIQLVNGKAKLVSENYCDGLAACLGECPEGALKIVERDADTFDPEAVEQYLEKQGSGVIRKRGSRVQGFKGKRQGNSPTVFNSKLRTQNSELNLPCGCPSTHLQTFASPCEAANRPVQHADVDSALTHWPVQIKLVPPAAPFLKGADLLIAADCTPVAYPSFHNDFLKGKTVLMGCPKFDDTEEYINKFAEIFRIADIKSITALIMEVPCCSKMPFLIQQGMALAGKKHPMEIVVISVQGKILKKEKL
- a CDS encoding EF-hand domain-containing protein; this encodes MKKVLMVVFVLFISIAFVSTVFAQAKPAAAPEKAAPAPEKAKPAPEKAAPAAEKAAPAPEKAEAKADKPADKPKPKPKPAGYYGEVTNVDVAAKTLTVKDKKDAVTFDIAKATFKGYKDANEIKVGDKVAAKYTKDGINVKKIAAAKPAKEKKEKPAAKKKGFKDIDANKDGKITIEELTIVFVNVTPEMFKAMDKNGDGALDEKEFKDASKVLK
- a CDS encoding phage holin family protein, giving the protein MMLLLKWLIMATSIMLAAYVIPGVVIKGFFAALWVALFIGIINVLVKPFLILITLPINILTLGLFTFVINALLILLASSIIKGFEVKGFWVAMLFSIVLSIINFLLGHLLGTK